In Desulfovermiculus halophilus DSM 18834, one DNA window encodes the following:
- the ruvC gene encoding crossover junction endodeoxyribonuclease RuvC, translated as MAGERITVLGLDPGSRCTGYGLVCEESGQLSLIRTGTVRPQADLPLSDRLGAIHAQLSRLITEYCPDEAAVEDVFVSKNTSSALKLGQARGAALVACAGHQLPVFAYEPTLIKKTLVGAGRADKSQVAFMVGQLLGKRPDWSKDSSDALAAAICHVNLRRWRHLKTRTGQLTAGA; from the coding sequence GTGGCCGGGGAACGGATAACCGTCCTGGGCTTGGACCCCGGCAGCCGATGTACCGGGTACGGGCTGGTCTGTGAAGAATCCGGGCAGCTGTCCTTGATCCGGACCGGGACGGTCCGGCCGCAGGCAGATCTTCCTCTCAGCGACCGCCTGGGGGCCATACATGCGCAGCTCAGCCGCCTTATAACCGAGTATTGCCCGGACGAGGCGGCGGTTGAAGACGTCTTCGTGTCCAAAAACACCTCTTCCGCCCTGAAGCTGGGGCAAGCCAGGGGAGCGGCCCTGGTGGCCTGCGCAGGCCACCAGCTTCCGGTCTTTGCCTATGAGCCGACCCTGATCAAGAAGACCCTGGTCGGTGCCGGCCGGGCGGACAAGTCCCAGGTTGCATTCATGGTCGGACAGCTCCTGGGCAAGCGTCCTGATTGGTCCAAGGACAGCAGCGATGCTCTGGCCGCGGCAATCTGCCATGTGAACCTCCGCCGTTGGCGGCACCTTAAGACCCGGACGGGGCAGCTTACGGCGGGCGCATGA